Genomic DNA from Methanosarcina sp. MTP4:
AAGGGGAAAATGGGGGAAGTGGGAAAGCAATGGACCTGCCTGCTGCACTGACACTCTTTATAATCTCTACTGCTGTTATAGGGGTAGCGGGGACCCGGCTGGGCAGGACCGCTGACCAGCTTGCAGACCTTACGGGCCTGGGAGAAGCAATGGTAGGAGGAATACTCCTCGGGGCGATTACCTCCCTTTCAGGAATTATAACCTCAATTACTGCCGCTGCCCAGAACCACCCGGAACTTGCGGTCAGCAATGCCATCGGGGGAATCCTTGCCCAGACAACCTTTCTTGCCCTTGCCGACATCAGCTACAGGAAAGCAAACCTGGAACATGCAGCAGCGTCCTACACCAGCCTGATGCAGGGAATGCTCCTGATAATCCTGCTCTCCTTCATCCTTCTCTTAGCCTTTTCTCCTGAAGTTTCGGTTATAGGCATCCATCCGGCCTCGGTCCTTGTGATACTCGCATATGTTGCCGGGATCCGGCTTATCTGGAAAGCGAAGGCGAGGAAGATGTGGGCTCCGAAACATACGGCCTTTACCGTTGAAGACAGGGTCCGCTACTTCGAAAGCGAGACCCTGAGCAAAAAGAGCGTTTCGGCAAAGTTCCTGATACTCGCAGCTGCCGTAGCTGTAGCAGGTTACATGGTTGCACAAACGGGTATCGTCATTGCCGAGGAAACCAGGCTTTCGGAAACCA
This window encodes:
- a CDS encoding sodium:calcium antiporter, giving the protein MDLPAALTLFIISTAVIGVAGTRLGRTADQLADLTGLGEAMVGGILLGAITSLSGIITSITAAAQNHPELAVSNAIGGILAQTTFLALADISYRKANLEHAAASYTSLMQGMLLIILLSFILLLAFSPEVSVIGIHPASVLVILAYVAGIRLIWKAKARKMWAPKHTAFTVEDRVRYFESETLSKKSVSAKFLILAAAVAVAGYMVAQTGIVIAEETRLSETIVGGLFTAVSTSLPELIVTFSAVREGALTLAVSNIVGGNTFDVLTVALVDFAYSEGSVYHVFTGSQTFIITLTLILSAILVMGLLDRERHGIGGIGWESFLILVLFVGGYFVLIFT